A single region of the Streptomyces diastaticus subsp. diastaticus genome encodes:
- the trxB gene encoding thioredoxin-disulfide reductase, whose product MTDVRNVIIIGSGPAGYTAALYTARASLKPLVFEGAVTAGGALMNTTEVENFPGFQDGVMGPELMDNMRAQAERFGAELVPDDIVSVDLSGEIKTVTDTAGTVHRAKTVIVTTGSQHRKLGLPNEDALSGRGVSWCATCDGFFFKDQDIAVIGGGDTAMEEATFLSRFAKSVTIVHRRDSLRASKAMQERAFADPKIKFIWDSEVAEIHGDPKLTGLTLRNLKSGETELLPVTGLFIAIGHDPRTELFKGQLDLDAEGYLKVTAPSTRTNVTGVFAAGDVVDHTYRQAITAAGTGCSAALDAERYLATLADTEGHEKTQIVTA is encoded by the coding sequence GTGACCGACGTCCGTAACGTGATCATCATCGGCTCCGGGCCGGCCGGCTACACAGCCGCGCTCTACACCGCACGCGCATCCCTCAAGCCGCTGGTCTTCGAGGGCGCCGTCACCGCGGGTGGAGCCCTGATGAACACCACCGAGGTGGAGAACTTCCCCGGCTTCCAGGACGGCGTGATGGGCCCCGAGCTCATGGACAACATGCGCGCCCAGGCCGAGCGCTTCGGCGCCGAGCTGGTCCCGGACGACATCGTCTCGGTTGACCTCTCCGGCGAGATCAAGACGGTCACCGACACCGCCGGCACCGTGCACCGCGCCAAGACCGTCATCGTCACCACCGGCTCGCAGCACCGCAAGCTGGGCCTGCCGAACGAGGACGCTCTCTCCGGGCGCGGCGTCTCCTGGTGTGCCACCTGCGACGGTTTCTTCTTCAAGGACCAGGACATCGCGGTCATCGGCGGCGGCGACACCGCGATGGAGGAGGCCACCTTCCTCTCGCGCTTCGCCAAGTCGGTCACGATCGTCCACCGCCGGGACAGTCTGCGGGCCTCCAAGGCCATGCAGGAGCGTGCCTTCGCCGACCCGAAGATCAAGTTCATCTGGGACAGCGAGGTCGCCGAGATTCACGGCGATCCGAAGCTCACCGGCCTGACCCTGCGCAACTTGAAGAGCGGCGAGACCGAGCTCCTCCCGGTGACCGGCCTCTTCATCGCCATCGGCCATGACCCGCGCACCGAGCTGTTCAAGGGCCAGCTGGACCTGGACGCCGAGGGCTACCTGAAGGTCACCGCTCCCTCGACCCGCACCAACGTCACGGGCGTCTTCGCCGCCGGCGACGTGGTCGACCACACCTACCGTCAGGCGATCACCGCCGCCGGTACCGGCTGTTCCGCGGCGCTCGACGCCGAGCGCTACCTCGCCACGCTGGCCGACACCGAGGGCCACGAGAAGACGCAGATCGTCACCGCCTGA
- the rsmG gene encoding 16S rRNA (guanine(527)-N(7))-methyltransferase RsmG, with protein sequence MTEAAELPEAPAVAREVFGERFPDAVRYAELLADAGVRRGLIGPREVPRLWERHLLNCAVLSEVVAEGVSVCDVGSGAGLPGIPLALVRPDLNITLLEPLLRRTTFLTEVVELLGLEHVTVVRGRAEEVLGTLPPVHVVTARAVAPLERLAGWGVPLLRPYGEMLALKGDTAEEEVKVASAALSKLGAVTTSVVQVGEGVVDPLSTVVRVEVGESPGGVRFATKKAKAARARRRR encoded by the coding sequence GTGACGGAGGCAGCGGAACTCCCCGAGGCGCCCGCAGTGGCCAGGGAGGTTTTCGGCGAGCGTTTCCCGGATGCCGTCCGGTACGCGGAGCTGCTGGCCGACGCGGGGGTGCGGCGTGGGCTCATCGGCCCCCGGGAGGTGCCCCGGCTCTGGGAGCGCCACCTGCTCAACTGCGCCGTACTCTCCGAAGTGGTCGCCGAGGGCGTCTCCGTGTGCGACGTCGGCTCCGGGGCGGGACTGCCGGGGATCCCGCTGGCACTGGTCCGCCCCGACCTCAACATCACGTTGCTGGAGCCGCTGCTGCGGCGGACCACCTTCCTCACCGAGGTCGTCGAGCTGCTCGGTCTCGAACACGTCACCGTCGTCCGGGGGCGTGCTGAGGAGGTGCTCGGCACGCTGCCGCCGGTGCACGTCGTCACCGCTCGAGCTGTCGCCCCGCTGGAACGGCTCGCCGGGTGGGGCGTCCCTCTGCTGCGGCCCTACGGCGAGATGCTGGCGCTCAAGGGAGACACCGCCGAGGAAGAGGTGAAGGTGGCCTCCGCCGCGCTGAGCAAGCTCGGCGCGGTCACCACCTCCGTCGTGCAGGTCGGCGAGGGCGTCGTCGACCCCCTCTCGACCGTGGTGCGCGTCGAGGTGGGGGAGAGCCCCGGCGGGGTCCGCTTCGCCACGAAGAAGGCCAAGGCAGCGCGGGCCCGCAGGAGGCGTTGA
- the trxA gene encoding thioredoxin → MAGTLKNVTDASFEQDVLKSDKPVLVDFWAAWCGPCRQIAPSLEAIAAEHAEQIEVVKLNIDENPETAAKYGVMSIPTLNVYQGGEVAKTIVGAKPKAAIVRDLDEFIGEGAKG, encoded by the coding sequence GTGGCCGGCACCCTGAAGAACGTGACCGACGCCTCCTTCGAGCAGGACGTCCTCAAGAGCGACAAGCCCGTACTCGTCGACTTCTGGGCGGCCTGGTGCGGCCCGTGCCGCCAGATCGCCCCGTCGCTGGAGGCCATCGCCGCGGAGCACGCTGAGCAGATCGAGGTCGTGAAGCTGAACATCGACGAGAACCCGGAGACCGCCGCCAAGTACGGCGTCATGTCGATTCCGACCCTCAACGTGTACCAGGGCGGAGAGGTCGCCAAGACGATCGTCGGCGCCAAGCCGAAGGCCGCCATCGTGCGCGACCTCGACGAGTTCATCGGTGAGGGCGCCAAGGGCTGA
- a CDS encoding ParB/RepB/Spo0J family partition protein: MSERRRGLGRGLGALIPAAPTPEKSTPAQGGPATGSAPVLTAQRGIAAAKVTGIPSGDVSRETSPRSADELPPSPVGAHFAELPLDSISPNPRQPREIFDEDALAELVTSIKEVGLLQPVVVRQLGNGRYELIMGERRWRACREAGLDAIPAIVRATEDEKLLLDALLENLHRAQLNPLEEAAAYDQLLQDFNCTHDQLADRIGRSRPQVSNTLRLLKLTPAVQRRVAAGVLTAGHARALLSVEDAEEQERLALRIVAEGLSVRSVEEVVTLMGSRQAAPARSKGPRAGSRLSPALSELSTRLSDRFETRVKVDLGQKKGKIVVEFASMDDLQRILQSLAPEEGPVLRSAETKDAEGSGESNAASPADGEGRETD, encoded by the coding sequence GTGAGCGAGCGACGAAGGGGCCTGGGGCGGGGCCTGGGAGCCTTGATTCCCGCAGCGCCTACACCGGAGAAGTCCACGCCGGCTCAAGGCGGCCCGGCCACCGGGTCCGCACCGGTCCTCACCGCGCAACGCGGGATCGCCGCCGCGAAGGTGACGGGGATTCCGAGCGGCGATGTTTCACGTGAAACATCGCCGCGTTCCGCGGACGAGCTTCCCCCGAGCCCGGTCGGCGCCCACTTCGCCGAGCTGCCGCTGGACTCCATCAGCCCCAATCCGCGCCAGCCCCGGGAGATCTTCGACGAGGACGCCCTCGCTGAACTCGTCACCTCCATCAAGGAGGTCGGCCTCCTCCAGCCGGTCGTCGTCCGCCAGCTGGGCAATGGTCGGTACGAGCTGATCATGGGAGAGCGACGGTGGCGTGCTTGCCGAGAGGCGGGCCTGGATGCCATCCCCGCGATCGTGCGTGCCACCGAGGACGAGAAGCTTCTCCTCGACGCGCTGCTGGAGAATCTCCACCGTGCCCAGCTCAACCCACTGGAGGAGGCGGCCGCCTACGACCAGTTGTTGCAGGACTTCAACTGCACCCATGACCAGTTGGCCGACCGTATCGGCCGCTCGCGTCCGCAGGTGTCCAACACCCTGCGCCTGCTGAAGCTGACACCGGCGGTCCAGCGCCGGGTCGCGGCCGGGGTGCTGACCGCAGGTCACGCCCGCGCGCTTCTCTCGGTGGAGGATGCCGAGGAACAGGAGCGGCTCGCCCTGCGCATCGTGGCCGAGGGGCTCTCGGTCCGTTCCGTGGAAGAGGTCGTGACGCTGATGGGGTCCCGGCAGGCGGCGCCCGCCCGGTCCAAGGGACCTCGCGCCGGCTCTCGACTCTCCCCCGCCCTGAGTGAACTCTCCACCCGGCTCTCCGACCGGTTCGAGACGCGGGTCAAGGTCGACCTGGGGCAGAAGAAGGGAAAGATCGTCGTCGAGTTCGCCTCGATGGACGACCTCCAGCGCATTCTCCAGTCGCTGGCTCCCGAGGAAGGACCGGTGCTCCGGAGCGCGGAGACCAAGGATGCCGAGGGGTCTGGCGAGTCGAACGCCGCGAGTCCCGCTGATGGCGAGGGCCGGGAGACCGACTGA
- the yidC gene encoding membrane protein insertase YidC: MDTIASLFSFITTPVSWVIVQFHKLYGALFGADTGWAWGLSIVSLVILIRICLIPLFVKQIKATRAMQTLQPEMKKIQERYKNDKQRQSEEMMKLYKDSGTNPLASCLPILLQSPFFFALYHVLNGIASNKTIGFIDEPLLASAQKAHIIGAPLAAKFMDGADKVEALGSTTTNVHIVTAVMIILMSASQFFTQRQLMTKNVDTTVKTPFMQQQKMLMYVFPIMFAVFGINFPVGVLVYWLTTNLWTMGQQMYVIRQNPTPGSKAQAAFLERFLKRVAMNPKVRNKRERNLVKAIVAKGRDRNEYERKFINGLTKAGLAAQTDGTIGPKSAAGAVAVDEDGEPADEASTAPRRQQPKRQSKSQRQAQPTAPQRPGQRTRASSGRGADQSTTSLEKSQDGDEGKKSSGRQAGKSGSTGQAKSGQRKGQKPKHPSKK, encoded by the coding sequence GTGGATACGATCGCCAGTCTCTTCAGTTTCATCACGACACCTGTGTCATGGGTGATCGTCCAGTTCCACAAACTGTACGGAGCCCTTTTCGGCGCTGACACGGGCTGGGCGTGGGGACTGTCCATCGTCTCCCTCGTGATCCTGATCCGTATCTGCCTGATCCCGCTCTTCGTGAAGCAGATCAAGGCGACCCGGGCGATGCAGACGCTCCAGCCCGAGATGAAGAAGATCCAGGAGCGCTACAAGAACGACAAGCAGCGCCAGTCCGAAGAGATGATGAAGCTCTACAAGGACTCGGGTACCAACCCGCTGGCCTCGTGTCTTCCCATCCTTCTCCAGTCGCCGTTCTTCTTCGCGCTCTACCACGTGCTGAACGGCATCGCGTCGAACAAGACGATCGGCTTCATCGACGAGCCGCTCCTCGCCAGCGCCCAGAAGGCGCACATCATCGGCGCCCCGCTGGCCGCGAAGTTCATGGACGGCGCCGACAAGGTCGAGGCCCTCGGCTCCACCACGACCAACGTGCACATCGTCACCGCGGTCATGATCATCCTGATGTCGGCCTCGCAGTTCTTCACCCAGCGCCAGCTGATGACGAAGAACGTCGACACCACCGTGAAGACGCCGTTCATGCAGCAGCAGAAGATGCTGATGTACGTCTTCCCGATCATGTTCGCCGTCTTCGGCATCAACTTCCCCGTCGGTGTCCTCGTCTACTGGCTGACCACCAACCTGTGGACCATGGGCCAGCAGATGTACGTCATCCGCCAGAACCCGACCCCGGGCAGCAAGGCGCAGGCCGCCTTCCTGGAGCGCTTCCTGAAGCGCGTCGCCATGAACCCGAAGGTCCGCAACAAGCGTGAGCGCAACCTCGTCAAGGCCATCGTCGCCAAGGGCCGCGACCGCAACGAGTACGAGCGCAAGTTCATCAACGGGCTGACCAAGGCCGGCCTCGCCGCCCAGACGGACGGCACCATCGGGCCGAAGAGCGCCGCAGGGGCCGTCGCCGTCGACGAGGACGGCGAGCCGGCCGACGAGGCGTCCACCGCGCCGCGCCGCCAGCAGCCCAAGCGGCAGAGCAAGTCGCAGCGCCAGGCACAGCCCACCGCGCCCCAGCGCCCCGGTCAGCGCACCCGGGCCTCCTCGGGCCGCGGTGCCGACCAATCCACCACCTCGCTGGAGAAGTCGCAGGACGGGGACGAGGGCAAGAAGTCCTCCGGCCGTCAGGCGGGCAAGTCCGGCTCCACAGGCCAAGCCAAGTCCGGACAGCGCAAGGGCCAGAAGCCCAAGCACCCGTCCAAGAAGTAG
- a CDS encoding ParA family protein produces MARSVHCESEVEESESLRSDANIAGPMTDPVPGPRVETVGADVSRETPPPMDDTPIAHTAHLGVQALGRAGEGLPRPEQTRVMVVANQKGGVGKTTTTVNLAASLALHGNRVLVIDLDPQGNASTALGIDHHAEVPSIYDVLVDSRPLSEVVQPVPDVEGLFCAPATIDLAGAEIELVSLVARESRLERAIKSYEQPLDYVLIDCPPSLGLLTVNALVAGAEVLIPIQCEYYALEGLGQLLRNVELVRGHLNPALHVSTILLTMYDGRTRLASQVAEEVRGHFGKEVLRTSIPRSVRISEAPSYGQTVLTYDPGSSGALSYFEAAREIALRGVGIHYEAQHNQLAAPNEQQNMAEGMQ; encoded by the coding sequence ATGGCACGCTCTGTTCATTGCGAGTCTGAAGTCGAGGAGAGTGAATCCTTGCGGTCCGACGCCAACATCGCGGGACCGATGACCGATCCGGTCCCCGGTCCCCGTGTCGAAACAGTGGGGGCGGATGTTTCACGTGAAACACCGCCGCCGATGGACGACACCCCCATCGCTCACACCGCCCATCTGGGTGTGCAGGCGCTGGGCCGTGCCGGAGAAGGTCTGCCACGCCCCGAACAGACCCGGGTCATGGTGGTCGCCAACCAGAAGGGCGGCGTGGGCAAGACGACCACGACGGTCAACCTCGCGGCCTCGCTGGCGCTGCACGGCAACCGAGTCCTGGTCATCGACCTCGACCCGCAGGGCAACGCCTCCACCGCGCTGGGGATCGACCATCACGCCGAAGTGCCGTCGATCTACGACGTCCTGGTGGACAGCCGTCCGCTCTCGGAGGTGGTCCAGCCTGTGCCGGACGTCGAGGGCCTCTTCTGCGCACCGGCCACGATCGACCTCGCCGGTGCGGAGATCGAACTCGTCTCGCTGGTCGCACGGGAGAGTCGCCTGGAGCGCGCCATCAAGTCGTACGAGCAGCCGCTCGACTACGTCCTGATCGACTGCCCGCCCTCCCTCGGCCTGCTCACGGTCAACGCACTGGTCGCGGGAGCCGAGGTGCTCATCCCCATCCAGTGCGAGTACTACGCGTTGGAAGGGCTGGGCCAGCTCCTCCGCAACGTCGAACTGGTCCGAGGCCATCTCAACCCGGCGCTTCACGTCTCCACGATCCTGCTCACCATGTACGACGGCAGGACGCGACTCGCTTCGCAGGTCGCCGAAGAGGTCCGCGGTCACTTCGGCAAGGAAGTCCTCCGGACGAGCATCCCCCGCTCCGTCCGCATCTCCGAGGCACCGAGCTACGGGCAGACCGTGCTCACCTACGATCCGGGGTCGAGCGGCGCGCTCTCGTACTTCGAGGCGGCACGGGAGATTGCCCTGCGCGGAGTCGGAATCCACTACGAGGCGCAGCACAACCAGCTGGCCGCGCCCAACGAGCAGCAGAACATGGCGGAGGGAATGCAGTGA
- a CDS encoding Jag family protein, whose product MTEGTTTAKAGDELSHLEQEGEIAADYLEGLLDIADLDGDIDMDVEADRAAVSIISDSGSRDLQKLVGRDGEVLEALQELTRLAVHRETGDRSRLMLDIGGYRAKKREELSEIGAKAAADARSTGEAVRLDPMTPFERKVVHDAVKAAGLRSESEGEEPQRFVVVLPA is encoded by the coding sequence GTGACGGAAGGCACCACCACCGCCAAGGCCGGCGACGAGCTGTCCCACCTGGAGCAGGAGGGCGAGATCGCCGCCGACTACCTGGAGGGCCTGCTCGACATCGCCGATCTCGACGGCGACATCGACATGGACGTGGAAGCCGATCGGGCCGCTGTCTCGATCATCAGTGACTCCGGAAGCCGCGATCTGCAGAAGCTCGTCGGCCGTGACGGTGAGGTCCTGGAGGCGCTCCAGGAGCTGACCCGGCTCGCCGTGCACCGGGAGACGGGCGACCGCAGCCGCCTCATGCTGGACATCGGCGGTTACCGGGCGAAGAAGCGCGAGGAACTCTCCGAGATCGGCGCCAAGGCGGCTGCCGATGCGCGGAGCACCGGCGAGGCGGTCCGGCTCGACCCCATGACGCCGTTCGAGCGCAAGGTCGTCCACGACGCGGTCAAGGCCGCTGGGCTGCGCAGCGAGTCCGAGGGCGAGGAGCCCCAGCGGTTCGTCGTCGTCCTCCCCGCCTGA
- the sigM gene encoding RNA polymerase sigma factor SigM, giving the protein MDEAISGAPDDAELLAAHVGGDPDAFGELVRRHRDRLWAVAIRTLGDREEAADAVQDALVSAYRRAHTFQGRSAVTTWLHRITVNACLDRARKSASRRTSPMDDPERLERVLEPHESAAAPAERGDVRRQLAEALATLAPDQRAALVLVDMQGYPVAEAARVLGVPVGTVKSRCARGRARLLPLVTHLRTDSAPPDRDNSAAGGGRNRTQGASVPPAAGPRDTGPANSAALKGGGGRA; this is encoded by the coding sequence GTGGACGAAGCCATATCCGGGGCGCCGGACGACGCCGAACTGCTCGCCGCCCATGTCGGCGGCGACCCGGACGCCTTCGGCGAGCTGGTCAGGCGCCACCGCGACCGTCTCTGGGCGGTGGCGATCCGGACCCTCGGCGACCGTGAGGAGGCGGCCGACGCCGTCCAGGACGCCCTGGTCTCCGCCTACCGCCGGGCACACACCTTCCAGGGTCGCTCGGCGGTGACCACCTGGCTCCACCGGATCACCGTCAACGCCTGCCTCGACCGCGCCCGCAAGTCAGCCTCGCGCCGCACCTCCCCCATGGACGACCCGGAGCGCCTGGAACGAGTGCTGGAACCGCACGAGTCGGCCGCCGCCCCGGCCGAGCGCGGCGACGTACGGCGCCAGCTCGCCGAGGCCCTCGCCACCCTCGCCCCCGATCAGCGGGCTGCTCTCGTCCTCGTCGACATGCAGGGTTACCCGGTGGCGGAGGCGGCCCGCGTCCTGGGGGTGCCCGTCGGCACCGTCAAGAGCCGGTGCGCCCGAGGCCGGGCGCGCCTGCTGCCCCTCGTCACCCATCTGCGGACGGACTCCGCGCCGCCGGACAGGGATAACAGCGCTGCTGGTGGGGGAAGGAACCGGACGCAGGGGGCATCCGTCCCACCAGCGGCGGGCCCGAGAGATACCGGGCCGGCGAATTCGGCTGCCCTGAAGGGCGGAGGTGGGCGAGCGTGA
- a CDS encoding GNAT family N-acetyltransferase, which translates to MGRRLAPITLDNLGALPARCRSCVFWELDPVRGEAAVREGRAAAEKESWISAVLLEWGSCGRIVYVDDIPVGFALYAPAAYVPRSLAFPTSPVAPDAVQLMTGWLLPAYRGQGLGRVLVQTVAKDLLRRDFRAVEAFGDARWRDAACLLPADHLLAVGFKTVRPHRHYPRLRLELRATLSWKEDMEQALDRLLGAVKKDPVPRPL; encoded by the coding sequence ATGGGGCGACGTCTCGCACCGATCACCCTGGACAACCTCGGAGCGCTCCCCGCACGGTGCCGCTCCTGCGTCTTCTGGGAACTCGACCCGGTCCGTGGTGAGGCCGCGGTCAGGGAGGGGCGGGCGGCAGCAGAGAAGGAATCGTGGATCTCCGCCGTCCTGCTGGAGTGGGGCTCGTGCGGCCGCATCGTCTACGTCGACGACATCCCGGTCGGCTTCGCCCTCTACGCTCCGGCGGCCTACGTCCCCCGCTCGCTCGCCTTCCCTACCAGCCCGGTGGCCCCGGACGCCGTCCAGCTCATGACGGGCTGGCTGCTGCCCGCCTACCGGGGCCAGGGGCTGGGCCGTGTCCTGGTGCAGACCGTGGCGAAGGACCTGCTGCGTCGCGACTTCAGGGCGGTGGAGGCGTTCGGTGACGCACGATGGCGCGACGCGGCCTGCCTGCTTCCCGCCGATCACCTCCTCGCCGTGGGCTTCAAAACGGTGCGGCCGCACCGCCACTACCCCCGGCTGCGGCTGGAGCTGCGGGCCACCCTCTCCTGGAAGGAGGACATGGAGCAGGCCCTCGATCGCCTTCTCGGCGCCGTGAAGAAGGACCCCGTTCCCCGGCCGCTCTAG